The following are encoded in a window of Methanobrevibacter ruminantium M1 genomic DNA:
- a CDS encoding FumA C-terminus/TtdB family hydratase beta subunit, translated as MIELKTPITDDDIDKLKAGDVITISGQILTARDQAHKRILEQGAPLDIKGAVLFHAGPIIKEESDDAQTKYEMVAVGPTTSMRMNPYEADVLDMGAKIIIGKGGMDDTVREALKRNNAVYVVATGGCAALYVDKVKEIKGVDWLDLGMPEAIWDLDVESFGPLIVAMDSDGNSLYD; from the coding sequence ATGATAGAATTAAAAACTCCAATTACAGATGATGACATTGATAAGCTGAAGGCTGGAGATGTTATTACAATCTCTGGACAGATTTTAACCGCTCGTGACCAGGCTCATAAAAGAATTCTAGAGCAAGGAGCTCCTTTAGATATAAAAGGTGCTGTACTCTTCCACGCAGGCCCTATTATTAAGGAAGAATCAGATGACGCCCAGACTAAATATGAGATGGTTGCTGTAGGTCCTACCACTTCAATGAGGATGAATCCATATGAGGCAGATGTCTTGGATATGGGTGCAAAAATTATTATAGGAAAGGGAGGCATGGATGATACAGTTAGAGAAGCCCTTAAAAGAAACAATGCAGTCTATGTGGTTGCAACTGGAGGCTGTGCCGCATTGTATGTGGATAAGGTAAAAGAGATTAAAGGAGTGGACTGGTTAGATCTGGGCATGCCTGAGGCCATCTGGGATTTGGATGTTGAATCATTCGGTCCTTTGATTGTAGCAATGGACAGTGATGGAAACAGTCTTTATGACTAA
- a CDS encoding lectin like domain-containing protein, whose amino-acid sequence MRLRYFAIISLILLIFLVPVSFASETNLDSIELNDLADSSTEIDDSTDLNQDYSSNQDLSLNQNSDSNLSNEQELYSNKLSENSLDSNSQSSNDLSNSLYLSSNGVRLADLNSSFAQFNTSLNDSNTIYVNSSYIGSDEFGTQSNPYKTVLAGINAATTDLNNVYIANGVYNINTTITVLKSINIIGESLNVILNASNENNILSVKGSSVEVSIFNLTFRNGYANKGGAIYVDKSSLNIIGSLFDSNIAYVTSDNGYGGAIYNNAGFLKLYNTTFKNNKVVAAYNIVSEGFGGAIYNELGEMTVLNSKFYNNSIDIRNISKSSYGAGGAIFNRAGFVTIFNSSISNNSIYTNYSLGGAISIWASRNVYIINSTINDNIISGSYGFASVISNKGTLLQIENSTISNNNINASSVENSTIYNINGNFNLINSKMENNKIKTIKTNLLMCLEDQLIVNSSFNLANELKGLNMTSLPSHYDLREEGLVTAVKNQGSSGACWAFAFYSAMESYLLKVENISYDFSENNMKNCMGDGSENSTDWDDGGAYVVALAYLLRWSGAINETDDPFNARSKVSPTNLTRVKYLTDALYIPLRLGALDNDQIKTAILKYGAIFVPVYSNIIKANSKSGYSDIQYICNHAVAIVGWDDNYSASNFKDTPPGDGAFIIKNSWGTSGGEQGYYYISYYDASFAASIETSAAVAVTNVVNTTGEYRNNYYYDTFGNTFETIGYNSDTIWFANQFTAISDNPLNAFGLYTYGDSTYTVNITVNNKSVYTSSGKIVGAGFHTIKLSRYVPLTKGDTFRIIVKLTTPSTLFPLAVETNYSGFTPRAKSDYNQSFISPDGKTWYDLRNSSNNRAVKFYEDMYFYTLKNASVCLKAYTAFADELELNLSSNSPIYYTGDTIKLNLTVTNRGDLASNSSIAVPLDKSYSIVSYKISENNGNKSYDIHYNGSSFNMASGIWSIPYLENEESVSLILSLKMNSNNDVNIKVSANSSSCSVKDNVYANISLKYKIPSKFANIPSINTTARSYGLLNFTLLDINNKPLANKNVNLLLLKLDDEEDEDLSLNDTNLYYSDSSISNASVISNLTLKTNGNGIVQYKLNLTLGEYLFKLAFDEDKNYQASDYNYSLNITKRKSTKILCKDMVTYSVVAEVDGRSGEYFNVTLTDCDGYAMADKFIQIGFNGRIYNRTTDSEGKARLQINLKNPNAYTFAICFLSDDDYYASFEVAKITVNKKKMSLNVPNKAYKASEKSKILTATLIENNKKTVANKLLTFTVDGKTYSAKTNSAGVASVKVSLSSKKIYSFTVKFAGDDCYGSATKSAKVIIK is encoded by the coding sequence ATGAGATTAAGATATTTTGCAATAATTAGTTTAATTCTTTTAATATTTTTAGTTCCAGTTAGTTTTGCAAGTGAAACTAATCTGGATTCAATAGAATTAAATGATTTAGCTGATTCTTCTACTGAAATAGATGATTCTACTGATTTAAATCAGGATTATAGTTCTAATCAAGATTTAAGTCTTAATCAGAATTCTGATTCTAATTTAAGCAATGAACAAGAATTATATTCTAATAAACTTAGTGAAAACTCTCTAGATTCAAATTCACAAAGTTCAAATGATTTATCAAACTCCTTATATTTGTCTTCAAATGGAGTAAGGCTAGCTGATTTGAATTCAAGCTTTGCCCAGTTCAATACAAGCCTTAACGATTCAAATACGATCTATGTAAACTCATCCTATATTGGTTCTGATGAGTTTGGAACTCAATCTAATCCATATAAGACAGTATTGGCTGGAATAAATGCTGCAACTACTGATTTAAATAATGTCTATATTGCAAATGGGGTTTATAATATAAATACAACAATAACTGTTTTAAAATCCATAAATATAATAGGAGAAAGTCTTAATGTTATATTAAATGCTTCCAACGAAAACAATATCTTATCAGTTAAAGGAAGCTCTGTAGAGGTCTCAATATTCAACCTTACATTCAGGAATGGCTATGCAAATAAGGGAGGGGCAATATATGTGGATAAATCTTCCCTAAACATTATTGGAAGCCTTTTTGATTCAAACATTGCATATGTCACAAGCGATAACGGATATGGTGGGGCTATCTACAATAATGCAGGCTTTTTAAAGCTCTATAACACCACATTCAAAAACAATAAGGTGGTAGCAGCATACAACATAGTCTCTGAAGGTTTTGGAGGTGCAATCTATAATGAGCTTGGTGAAATGACTGTTCTTAATTCTAAGTTCTATAATAACTCAATAGACATAAGAAACATATCAAAATCATCATATGGTGCTGGAGGAGCAATATTCAACCGTGCAGGATTTGTCACAATATTCAACTCAAGCATCAGCAATAATTCAATCTATACAAACTACTCACTTGGAGGGGCTATCTCCATCTGGGCAAGCCGCAATGTCTATATAATCAATTCCACAATAAACGACAACATAATTAGCGGAAGTTACGGCTTCGCTTCAGTGATTTCAAATAAGGGAACCCTCCTTCAGATAGAAAACTCCACAATCTCAAACAACAATATAAATGCAAGCTCTGTGGAGAATTCAACAATCTACAATATAAACGGCAATTTCAATCTGATAAACTCTAAGATGGAAAACAATAAGATAAAGACAATTAAGACCAATCTCCTTATGTGTCTTGAGGATCAGCTTATTGTAAACAGCAGCTTCAATCTGGCAAACGAGTTAAAAGGCCTTAATATGACTTCCTTACCTTCCCATTACGACTTAAGGGAGGAAGGATTGGTTACTGCAGTAAAGAATCAGGGAAGCTCTGGAGCTTGCTGGGCATTTGCATTCTACTCTGCAATGGAATCATATCTTTTGAAGGTGGAAAACATAAGCTATGACTTCTCTGAAAACAATATGAAAAACTGTATGGGAGACGGCAGCGAAAACAGTACCGACTGGGATGACGGCGGAGCATATGTGGTTGCACTTGCTTATCTTCTCCGTTGGAGCGGAGCGATAAACGAAACAGACGATCCATTCAATGCCCGCTCTAAAGTTTCCCCTACCAATCTAACTAGGGTCAAATACCTCACTGATGCATTATACATACCATTGCGTCTTGGAGCATTGGACAATGACCAAATCAAGACTGCTATCCTAAAGTATGGTGCTATATTTGTGCCAGTATATTCAAATATCATTAAAGCAAATTCCAAATCAGGATATTCCGATATCCAATATATCTGCAATCATGCAGTGGCAATTGTAGGTTGGGATGACAACTATTCAGCAAGCAACTTTAAGGACACTCCACCTGGAGACGGCGCTTTCATCATAAAAAACAGCTGGGGAACAAGCGGGGGAGAACAGGGATACTATTACATTTCCTATTATGACGCTTCATTTGCAGCTTCAATAGAGACATCTGCTGCAGTTGCTGTGACAAATGTTGTAAATACAACAGGTGAATACAGAAACAACTATTACTATGACACATTCGGCAATACATTTGAAACCATAGGATACAATTCAGATACAATATGGTTTGCAAATCAGTTTACTGCCATAAGTGACAATCCTTTAAATGCCTTTGGCCTTTATACCTATGGAGATTCCACATATACAGTAAACATCACTGTAAACAACAAGTCAGTTTACACATCTAGCGGAAAGATAGTGGGAGCAGGCTTCCATACAATAAAGCTAAGCAGATATGTTCCATTAACAAAGGGAGACACATTCAGAATCATAGTAAAGCTTACAACCCCTTCCACTTTATTCCCACTTGCCGTTGAGACAAACTACAGCGGATTTACCCCAAGGGCAAAGTCCGACTACAACCAGTCATTCATAAGCCCAGACGGTAAGACATGGTATGACCTTAGAAATAGCTCTAACAACAGGGCTGTAAAGTTCTATGAGGATATGTATTTCTATACATTAAAGAATGCAAGCGTTTGCCTTAAGGCATATACTGCATTTGCCGATGAATTGGAATTGAACTTATCATCAAACAGTCCTATTTACTACACGGGAGATACAATTAAACTTAATCTCACTGTCACTAACCGTGGGGATTTGGCAAGCAATTCATCTATAGCGGTTCCTTTAGACAAGTCTTATAGCATCGTGTCCTATAAGATATCTGAAAACAATGGGAATAAGTCATATGATATTCATTACAATGGTTCAAGCTTTAATATGGCTAGTGGAATTTGGTCCATTCCTTATTTGGAAAATGAGGAGTCTGTAAGCTTAATCTTAAGTCTTAAGATGAATTCAAATAATGATGTTAACATTAAAGTATCAGCAAACAGCTCTTCATGCAGCGTAAAGGACAATGTATATGCAAATATTTCTCTAAAATATAAGATTCCAAGCAAGTTTGCAAATATTCCATCCATAAATACAACTGCAAGGTCTTATGGGCTCTTAAACTTTACATTGTTGGATATAAACAATAAGCCCCTAGCAAATAAGAATGTGAATCTTTTGCTCTTAAAGTTAGATGATGAGGAAGATGAAGACTTAAGCTTAAATGATACTAATTTATATTATTCAGATTCAAGCATTTCTAATGCTTCGGTAATATCCAATCTGACCTTAAAAACCAACGGCAATGGAATTGTACAGTACAAATTGAATCTTACATTGGGAGAATACCTATTCAAGCTTGCATTTGATGAGGACAAGAATTATCAAGCTTCAGACTACAATTATTCCTTAAACATAACAAAGAGAAAGTCAACTAAGATCCTTTGTAAGGACATGGTAACCTATTCAGTCGTTGCAGAGGTGGATGGAAGAAGCGGAGAATACTTCAATGTCACATTGACAGACTGTGACGGATACGCTATGGCAGATAAGTTTATCCAAATTGGATTCAATGGAAGGATATATAACAGAACCACTGATTCCGAGGGCAAGGCAAGGCTCCAGATAAACCTTAAGAATCCAAATGCTTACACATTTGCAATCTGTTTCCTAAGCGATGATGACTATTATGCCTCATTTGAAGTGGCTAAGATAACTGTAAATAAGAAGAAAATGTCCTTGAATGTTCCGAATAAGGCTTATAAGGCCTCTGAAAAGTCAAAGATTCTAACAGCCACACTGATAGAAAACAATAAGAAGACAGTTGCAAACAAGTTATTGACTTTTACAGTCGATGGAAAGACCTATTCAGCTAAGACTAATTCAGCAGGAGTCGCTTCAGTCAAGGTAAGCTTGTCTAGCAAGAAGATTTATTCATTCACAGTCAAATTCGCTGGAGATGATTGTTATGGTTCTGCTACCAAGTCTGCGAAGGTTATTATAAAATAG